In the genome of Synergistaceae bacterium, the window AAAAAAAACCCGCGTGTTCTTGGAGGCAACATCAAGAGAGCTTCACACCTGCGCCCCGGACTCATGGCCTGCCAGACTCATAGCACTTGCGGGAGGCGTGAACATTGCCGCGGACGCTGTGCCATTGCGCGAGGGAAGCACCGTAGCCCCGTATGGCGTTGAGCGTGTTTTGAGGAAGGCGGAAAGCATTGACGTTTACATCATTCAGACGGGGGCAATGAATCCTGCGACTGTTCGAGATTTTCGGGGGCGTGAATGGGCGGGAGCGTTACGACATGCGAGAGTGTGCGAGATCCCCGAACGTTATATCAGCCGTCCTTCACTCTTGGGCCTCGAAAAGGGGATAAAAATCCTGCGTCAGATTTTCACGGAGGACTCGAAAAATGCCCGGTAAATTACAGCCTGATGTTTTGCGCTCGAATGTATTGGACTTTTCCGGGACGGTGAGAAGTGATTTGCTTGTGGGCGGTGGGATCGGCGAGGATGCCGCGTTAATCCGTGTGCCTGACGGGATACTAGTTGCGGCCTCAGACCCCGTAACAGGAGCAACACGCAACGCCGGGAAACTCCTCGTCCACATAAACGCGAACGATATAGCCTGCAAGGGCGGCGATCCTTCCTGGCTCATAGTAACCCTAATCGTACCCGACTCAATGGGCGCGGGATATGTTCATGACATTATGCGCGAGATTCACGAGACGTGCGCGGAAATGGGAATAGCCATCGCCGGAGGACATACGGAATTAACAGACCGTTACGCACAGCCGGTAATTTCGGGTACTATGCTGGGAATGACTCATCACGAACTCAGCGCAAAGAAGATTCACGGCGGTGATGTGATTCTTGTTACGGGGCATTGCGGACTCGAAGGAATGAGCATTGTTGCCCACGACAGGCCGGAACTGTTCGCCGGAATTTTCACGCCTGAAGAGATGACTGTCATACGCTTGTGGGGAAATGATTTCTCCGTCGTCAAGCCCGCAAAAATTCTCCGGGATTACGCTGTGTACATGCATGACCCTACAGAGGGCGGCCTCAATGGAGCGTTCTACGAAATGCAGGAGGGAAGCGGACTCGGAATTGAGATTTTCCGGGAGAATATCCCCGTGTCGCCCCTGACCCTGAGAGCCTCGCGGGAATTATGCTTTGACCCGTACAATCTCATATCATCGGGAATGCTTGCGGCTGTGATTCCTTCTGAGAGAGTCGAACAGGCACAGGCTGAATTAGAGTCAGCCGGAATAAATTCGGGGATTGCGGGAAGATTTGTTGACTGGGGAAAATTATCATTCAGCACAAACGAGGAGTTATGGAAAATTTTAGCTCTGCGCTGAGTCTGTGATAAAATCAACAATCATCATATAATTTGCAATTCAAGGGAGAAGTCTTTTCATGAAGCGTAATTTTGTCCGCGCTATTTTGGTTTTTGCGGCTGTAATTTTCGCGGCTGTTATTTCGGGGGGGTGCGGAGGTTCAAGCGGCGGCATTGTTACAATACCTGACAACCCTACAGAGCCGACACCGCA includes:
- a CDS encoding AIR synthase family protein: MPGKLQPDVLRSNVLDFSGTVRSDLLVGGGIGEDAALIRVPDGILVAASDPVTGATRNAGKLLVHINANDIACKGGDPSWLIVTLIVPDSMGAGYVHDIMREIHETCAEMGIAIAGGHTELTDRYAQPVISGTMLGMTHHELSAKKIHGGDVILVTGHCGLEGMSIVAHDRPELFAGIFTPEEMTVIRLWGNDFSVVKPAKILRDYAVYMHDPTEGGLNGAFYEMQEGSGLGIEIFRENIPVSPLTLRASRELCFDPYNLISSGMLAAVIPSERVEQAQAELESAGINSGIAGRFVDWGKLSFSTNEELWKILALR